A single region of the Gossypium arboreum isolate Shixiya-1 chromosome 12, ASM2569848v2, whole genome shotgun sequence genome encodes:
- the LOC108478600 gene encoding pectinesterase inhibitor 6, protein MLMAKTNIYLTLLLLLSVLKWVQSTPHSSTNYVQDACSVTRYRALCINTLAPFSTTAKTSPSKWARAGVSITIGETKKVTQYLMKVKNYRTMKGSYKIPLSDCIECLQDAIDQLHGSLGVLRKLNARNFYAQMGDITTWLSAVLTDQETCLDGFENPRGKQAKMVRNRVLRSSYFTSNALALVNKLAASGLDNTVA, encoded by the coding sequence ATGCTAATGGCAAAAACCAATATTTACCTTACACTTTTGCTTCTCTTAAGCGTCCTAAAATGGGTTCAATCAACACCACACTCATCAACCAACTACGTTCAAGATGCATGCAGTGTAACCCGATACCGTGCCCTTTGCATCAACACACTAGCACCCTTTTCCACCACTGCTAAAACAAGTCCAAGCAAATGGGCACGGGCTGGGGTTTCAATCACCATTGGAGAAACCAAGAAAGTCACTCAATACTTAATGAAAGTGAAGAATTACAGAACGATGAAAGGGAGTTACAAAATCCCACTCTCGGATTGCATCGAGTGTTTACAAGATGCTATCGACCAACTACACGGCTCACTTGGGGTTCTCAGGAAGCTTAATGCCAGAAATTTTTACGCACAAATGGGGGACATAACCACATGGTTGAGTGCAGTTCTTACTGATCAGGAAACTTGCTTGGATGGTTTCGAGAATCCGAGAGGAAAACAAGCCAAAATGGTGCGGAATCGGGTTTTGAGGTCCTCGTATTTTACTAGTAATGCATTGGCTTTGGTCAATAAACTTGCAGCCTCTGGGTTGGACAACACGGTAGCATGA
- the LOC108479485 gene encoding DExH-box ATP-dependent RNA helicase DExH8 isoform X1, translating to MALPSSPSAYSSSFPPSEFSSLPVMALRERIVGKIFENRVTLIVGETGCGKSSQVPQFLLEENMAPILCTQPRRFAVVAVAKMVAKARDCELGDEVGYHIGHSKHLSSRTKIVFKTAGVLLDEMRDKGFQALKYKVIILDEVHERSIESDLVLVCVKQFLLKNKDLRVVLMSATADIGRYRDYFRDLGRGERVEVLGIPSSNRKENFQRQVSYLEQVTGFLGISSELITSRYCSGPCPSMADAEIKPEVHKLIHELVLYIHENEPDIEKSILVFLPTYYALEQQWYLLKPFSSSFKVHILHRSVDTEQALMAMKIWKSHRKVILATNIAESSVTIPKVAFVIDSCRSLQVFWDSARRKDSTELVWVSKSQAEQRRGRTGRTCDGHVYRLVTQSFFSNLEDFECPAILKLSLRQQVLQICCAESRAINDPKALLQKALDPPDAEVVEDALNLLLHVKALEKPSSRGRYEPTFYGRLLASFALSFDASVLVVKFGEAGMLREGILLGILMDTQPLPILHPFGDDHLFTEYLNCYFSTDSDKIVLTGRKEVTFLGNLCAFQFWQRVFKDKHRLEHLKQVLEFEEMEPATLLLPKLEEEWCFFHHLLQSSLHHVSEMYEDILNSMHRFRPNFLPASNGIPTYYSPYEFGHTCLLECQQQGEIDALSSSDEQLEQSNETRKCVAVPFVASGHFQTNDVAENFANTIKEIRVQCAGDTSSNYPAIINDYDINGGAPLCVYFVNGCCNRGSLCRFSHSLQAKKPACKFFFSLQGCRNGDLCSFSHDSYQPISSYGSNVCQPEADHADASSLLRLFGTSSVGYILLLDDANMHFTSNLANHCKPSRIISTTSLTETSICDPLLTDVRIIWGLHHPYQTIISNKGENPIPWNEVKIVLWFPYLDSHSDNLDAQKILVRNFFEYLAIRILGDTLFEVKIILAMNNIKFSQLEVEKLARESFFFLTESFPFDEASFGELLDTVTVNKPMLMPRSVSYVFDMHPPSDIQFGDYASVFQKHLHDREMA from the exons ATGGCGTTACCATCGTCTCCGTCGGCGTATTCTTCATCATTTCCGCCTTCCGAGTTCTCGTCTCTACCTGTAATGGCGCTCAGGGAGAGAATCGTTGGGAAAATTTTCGAGAATCGCGTCACTCTCATCGTCGGCGAGACCGGCTGTG GGAAGAGCTCTCAAGTTCCGCAATTCCTGTTGGAGGAAAACATGGCTCCCATTTTATGCACACAGCCAAGGAGATTTGCTGTTGTAGCAGTGGCCAAAATGGTTGCAAAAGCTCGGGATTGTGAGCTGGGTGATGAGGTTGGATACCATATAGGTCATTCAAAACATCTATCATCTAG AACAAAGATTGTTTTCAAAACCGCTGGAGTTTTATTGGATGAAATGCGAGATAAGGGGTTCCAGGCACTTAAATACAAGGTTATTATTCTTGATGAAGTGCATGAAAGATCTATTGAGTCTGATCTTGTTCTTGTTTGTGTGAAGCAATTTCTGCTGAAGAACAAAGACCTGAG GGTAGTATTGATGTCTGCAACTGCTGATATTGGGAGGTACAGGGATTACTTCAGGGACCTTGGTAGAGGTGAAAGAGTTGAGGTTCTGGGAATTCCCAGCTCTAACCGGAAAGAAAATTTCCAGCGACAAGTTTCATACCTTGAACAG GTGACTGGTTTTCTTGGAATCAGTTCAGAATTAATAACTTCAAGATATTGTTCTGGTCCATGCCCTTCCATGGCAGATGCTGAAATCAAGCCTGAAGTGCACAAACTTATTCATGAATTAGTGTTGTACATCCATGAAAATGAGCCTGATATTGAGAAGAGCATTTTGGTTTTTCTTCCCACATACTATGCCCTCGAGCAGCAATGGTACCTTTTGAAGCCATTTAGTTCATCCTTTAAGGTTCACATTTTACATCGTAGTGTTGACACCGAACAAGCACTTATGGCTATGAAAATCTGGAAATCTCATCGTAAG GTAATATTGGCGACAAATATTGCAGAATCATCTGTGACAATACCCAAAGTCGCATTCGTTATTGATTCATGCCGGTCTTTACAAGTCTTTTGGGATTCTGCTCGAAGAAAGGATTCAACAGAGCTTGTTTGGGTTTCTAAGTCTCAG GCTGAGCAACGGAGAGGTAGAACTGGTCGTACTTGTGATGGTCATGTATATCGGTTGGTTACACAATCATTTTTTAGCAATCTTGAGGATTTCGAGTGTCCAGCTATACTGAAGTTGTCATTGAGGCAGCAAGTGCTTCAGATATGTTGTGCTGAATCCAGAGCCATTAATGATCCCAAAG CTTTGTTGCAGAAGGCTTTGGACCCTCCAGATGCAGAAGTTGTTGAAGATGCATTGAATTTGCTACTTCATGTGAAGGCACTTGAAAAACCATCTTCAAGGGGCCGGTATGAGCCTACATTTTATGGAAGGCTTCTTGCCAGTTTTGCACTTTCTTTTGATGCATCTGTACTTGTTGTCAAATTTGGAGAGGCTGGGATGTTGCGTGAAGGCATTCTTCTGGGCATATTGATGGATACTCAACCCCTGCCTATTCTTCATCCTTTTGGGGATGATCATTTG TTTACAGAATACCTGAACTGCTATTTTTCCACTGATAGTGATAAAATTGTCCTAACTGGTCGAAAGGAAGTTACATTCTTAGGAAATTTATGTGCATTTCAGTTCTGGCAACGTGTTTTTAAG GATAAGCACCGTCTTGAACATTTGAAACAAGTGCTGGAGTTTGAAGAAATGGAACCTGCAACATTATTGTTGCCAAAGCTTGAAGAAGAATGGTGCTTTTTCCATCATCTTCTGCAGTCATCACTGCACCATGTCTCTGAAATGT atgAAGATATATTAAATTCCATGCACCGCTTCCGGCCCAATTTTCTTCCTGCATCTAATGGCATTCCAACTTACTATTCTCCTTATGAGTTTGGACATACTTGCCTTCTTGAATGTCAGCAACAGGGAGAAATAGATGCACTTTCTTCAAGTGATGAACAGCTTGAGCAATCGAATGAGACAAGGAAATGTGTTGCTGTACCATTTGTTGCTTCTGGTCACTTTCAGACCAATGATGTGGCTGAAAATTTTGCGAATACTATTAAGGAG ATAAGAGTTCAGTGTGCGGGAGACACATCTAGTAATTACCCGGCTATTATTAATGACTATGATATTAATGGGGGGGCTCCTCTGTGTGTCTATTTTGTAAATGGATGTTGCAACAGGGGTAGTCTGTGCAGATTTTCTCATTCACTCCAAGCAAAAAAACCAGCCTGCAAGTTCTTTTTCTCTCTGCAG GGTTGTAGGAATGGAGATTTATGTTCCTTCTCTCATGATTCGTATCAGCCAATCTCATCATATGGCTCAAATGTATGTCAGCCAGAAGCTGATCATGCTGATGCCTCATCACTTCTACGACTATTTGGAACCTCGTCTGTTGGATACATCCTTTTGTTGGATGATGCTAATATGCATTTCACCTCAAATCTTGCTAACCACTGCAAGCCATCTAGGATCATCTCTACAACAAGTTTGACGGAAACATCCATATGTGACCCATTATTGACAGATGTAAGAATCATATGGGGTCTCCATCATCCCTACCAGACCATCATTTCAAACAAAGGGGAGAACCCAATACCATGGAATGAAGTCAAAATCGTGCTGTGGTTTCCTTATCTTGATAGTCATAGTGATAATTTGGACGCGCAGAAAATTCTTGTGCGGAACTTTTTTGAGTATCTGGCCATCCGAATATTAGGTGATACCCTGTTTGAGGTTAAAATAATTCTTGCCATGaacaacatcaaattttcacaacTAGAG GTGGAAAAGTTGGCAAGAGAGAGCTTCTTCTTCCTTACAGAGTCATTTCCATTTGATGAAGCAAGCTTTGGGGAGCTACTCGATACGGTAACAGTTAACAAGCCAATGTTGATGCCAAGGTCTGTATCATATGTGTTTGACATGCACCCACCTAGTGATATCCAGTTCGGTGACTACGCTTCTGTGTTTCAGAAACATCTGCATGACCGGGAAATGGCTTGA
- the LOC108479485 gene encoding DExH-box ATP-dependent RNA helicase DExH8 isoform X2, whose protein sequence is MAPILCTQPRRFAVVAVAKMVAKARDCELGDEVGYHIGHSKHLSSRTKIVFKTAGVLLDEMRDKGFQALKYKVIILDEVHERSIESDLVLVCVKQFLLKNKDLRVVLMSATADIGRYRDYFRDLGRGERVEVLGIPSSNRKENFQRQVSYLEQVTGFLGISSELITSRYCSGPCPSMADAEIKPEVHKLIHELVLYIHENEPDIEKSILVFLPTYYALEQQWYLLKPFSSSFKVHILHRSVDTEQALMAMKIWKSHRKVILATNIAESSVTIPKVAFVIDSCRSLQVFWDSARRKDSTELVWVSKSQAEQRRGRTGRTCDGHVYRLVTQSFFSNLEDFECPAILKLSLRQQVLQICCAESRAINDPKALLQKALDPPDAEVVEDALNLLLHVKALEKPSSRGRYEPTFYGRLLASFALSFDASVLVVKFGEAGMLREGILLGILMDTQPLPILHPFGDDHLFTEYLNCYFSTDSDKIVLTGRKEVTFLGNLCAFQFWQRVFKDKHRLEHLKQVLEFEEMEPATLLLPKLEEEWCFFHHLLQSSLHHVSEMYEDILNSMHRFRPNFLPASNGIPTYYSPYEFGHTCLLECQQQGEIDALSSSDEQLEQSNETRKCVAVPFVASGHFQTNDVAENFANTIKEIRVQCAGDTSSNYPAIINDYDINGGAPLCVYFVNGCCNRGSLCRFSHSLQAKKPACKFFFSLQGCRNGDLCSFSHDSYQPISSYGSNVCQPEADHADASSLLRLFGTSSVGYILLLDDANMHFTSNLANHCKPSRIISTTSLTETSICDPLLTDVRIIWGLHHPYQTIISNKGENPIPWNEVKIVLWFPYLDSHSDNLDAQKILVRNFFEYLAIRILGDTLFEVKIILAMNNIKFSQLEVEKLARESFFFLTESFPFDEASFGELLDTVTVNKPMLMPRSVSYVFDMHPPSDIQFGDYASVFQKHLHDREMA, encoded by the exons ATGGCTCCCATTTTATGCACACAGCCAAGGAGATTTGCTGTTGTAGCAGTGGCCAAAATGGTTGCAAAAGCTCGGGATTGTGAGCTGGGTGATGAGGTTGGATACCATATAGGTCATTCAAAACATCTATCATCTAG AACAAAGATTGTTTTCAAAACCGCTGGAGTTTTATTGGATGAAATGCGAGATAAGGGGTTCCAGGCACTTAAATACAAGGTTATTATTCTTGATGAAGTGCATGAAAGATCTATTGAGTCTGATCTTGTTCTTGTTTGTGTGAAGCAATTTCTGCTGAAGAACAAAGACCTGAG GGTAGTATTGATGTCTGCAACTGCTGATATTGGGAGGTACAGGGATTACTTCAGGGACCTTGGTAGAGGTGAAAGAGTTGAGGTTCTGGGAATTCCCAGCTCTAACCGGAAAGAAAATTTCCAGCGACAAGTTTCATACCTTGAACAG GTGACTGGTTTTCTTGGAATCAGTTCAGAATTAATAACTTCAAGATATTGTTCTGGTCCATGCCCTTCCATGGCAGATGCTGAAATCAAGCCTGAAGTGCACAAACTTATTCATGAATTAGTGTTGTACATCCATGAAAATGAGCCTGATATTGAGAAGAGCATTTTGGTTTTTCTTCCCACATACTATGCCCTCGAGCAGCAATGGTACCTTTTGAAGCCATTTAGTTCATCCTTTAAGGTTCACATTTTACATCGTAGTGTTGACACCGAACAAGCACTTATGGCTATGAAAATCTGGAAATCTCATCGTAAG GTAATATTGGCGACAAATATTGCAGAATCATCTGTGACAATACCCAAAGTCGCATTCGTTATTGATTCATGCCGGTCTTTACAAGTCTTTTGGGATTCTGCTCGAAGAAAGGATTCAACAGAGCTTGTTTGGGTTTCTAAGTCTCAG GCTGAGCAACGGAGAGGTAGAACTGGTCGTACTTGTGATGGTCATGTATATCGGTTGGTTACACAATCATTTTTTAGCAATCTTGAGGATTTCGAGTGTCCAGCTATACTGAAGTTGTCATTGAGGCAGCAAGTGCTTCAGATATGTTGTGCTGAATCCAGAGCCATTAATGATCCCAAAG CTTTGTTGCAGAAGGCTTTGGACCCTCCAGATGCAGAAGTTGTTGAAGATGCATTGAATTTGCTACTTCATGTGAAGGCACTTGAAAAACCATCTTCAAGGGGCCGGTATGAGCCTACATTTTATGGAAGGCTTCTTGCCAGTTTTGCACTTTCTTTTGATGCATCTGTACTTGTTGTCAAATTTGGAGAGGCTGGGATGTTGCGTGAAGGCATTCTTCTGGGCATATTGATGGATACTCAACCCCTGCCTATTCTTCATCCTTTTGGGGATGATCATTTG TTTACAGAATACCTGAACTGCTATTTTTCCACTGATAGTGATAAAATTGTCCTAACTGGTCGAAAGGAAGTTACATTCTTAGGAAATTTATGTGCATTTCAGTTCTGGCAACGTGTTTTTAAG GATAAGCACCGTCTTGAACATTTGAAACAAGTGCTGGAGTTTGAAGAAATGGAACCTGCAACATTATTGTTGCCAAAGCTTGAAGAAGAATGGTGCTTTTTCCATCATCTTCTGCAGTCATCACTGCACCATGTCTCTGAAATGT atgAAGATATATTAAATTCCATGCACCGCTTCCGGCCCAATTTTCTTCCTGCATCTAATGGCATTCCAACTTACTATTCTCCTTATGAGTTTGGACATACTTGCCTTCTTGAATGTCAGCAACAGGGAGAAATAGATGCACTTTCTTCAAGTGATGAACAGCTTGAGCAATCGAATGAGACAAGGAAATGTGTTGCTGTACCATTTGTTGCTTCTGGTCACTTTCAGACCAATGATGTGGCTGAAAATTTTGCGAATACTATTAAGGAG ATAAGAGTTCAGTGTGCGGGAGACACATCTAGTAATTACCCGGCTATTATTAATGACTATGATATTAATGGGGGGGCTCCTCTGTGTGTCTATTTTGTAAATGGATGTTGCAACAGGGGTAGTCTGTGCAGATTTTCTCATTCACTCCAAGCAAAAAAACCAGCCTGCAAGTTCTTTTTCTCTCTGCAG GGTTGTAGGAATGGAGATTTATGTTCCTTCTCTCATGATTCGTATCAGCCAATCTCATCATATGGCTCAAATGTATGTCAGCCAGAAGCTGATCATGCTGATGCCTCATCACTTCTACGACTATTTGGAACCTCGTCTGTTGGATACATCCTTTTGTTGGATGATGCTAATATGCATTTCACCTCAAATCTTGCTAACCACTGCAAGCCATCTAGGATCATCTCTACAACAAGTTTGACGGAAACATCCATATGTGACCCATTATTGACAGATGTAAGAATCATATGGGGTCTCCATCATCCCTACCAGACCATCATTTCAAACAAAGGGGAGAACCCAATACCATGGAATGAAGTCAAAATCGTGCTGTGGTTTCCTTATCTTGATAGTCATAGTGATAATTTGGACGCGCAGAAAATTCTTGTGCGGAACTTTTTTGAGTATCTGGCCATCCGAATATTAGGTGATACCCTGTTTGAGGTTAAAATAATTCTTGCCATGaacaacatcaaattttcacaacTAGAG GTGGAAAAGTTGGCAAGAGAGAGCTTCTTCTTCCTTACAGAGTCATTTCCATTTGATGAAGCAAGCTTTGGGGAGCTACTCGATACGGTAACAGTTAACAAGCCAATGTTGATGCCAAGGTCTGTATCATATGTGTTTGACATGCACCCACCTAGTGATATCCAGTTCGGTGACTACGCTTCTGTGTTTCAGAAACATCTGCATGACCGGGAAATGGCTTGA